In Frondihabitans sp. PAMC 28766, a genomic segment contains:
- a CDS encoding response regulator transcription factor has product MSLASDAAVAAPPRSVLVVEDDPIVAEVVVSYLRRGGHLAGIATDGLTAVVRVLDERPDLILLDRMLPGIDGLEVCRRIRAVTDVPIIMLTALGEEHDRITGLEAGADDYLVKPFSPRELMLRVDAVLRRTTTPFELQAVVMQGGFRLDASAREITLEGEPLTLTVREFDLLAFLIRHPDRVFRREELLRAVWGWEVGDLSTVTVHVRRLREKVEQDAGAPVCLVTVWGVGYRFVPGASAVS; this is encoded by the coding sequence GTGTCTCTCGCCTCTGATGCCGCTGTGGCCGCGCCCCCTCGAAGCGTGCTGGTCGTCGAAGACGACCCCATCGTGGCCGAAGTGGTCGTCTCCTACCTGCGTCGCGGCGGGCATCTCGCCGGCATCGCGACCGACGGGCTCACCGCGGTCGTGCGCGTCCTCGACGAGCGACCCGACCTGATCCTCCTCGACCGCATGCTGCCCGGCATCGACGGGCTCGAGGTCTGCCGTCGCATCCGGGCCGTCACCGACGTGCCGATCATCATGCTGACCGCCTTGGGCGAGGAGCACGATCGCATCACCGGGCTCGAGGCCGGGGCCGACGACTACCTCGTCAAGCCGTTTTCGCCGCGCGAGCTGATGCTGCGCGTCGATGCCGTGCTGCGACGCACCACCACGCCATTCGAGCTGCAGGCCGTCGTCATGCAGGGCGGCTTCCGTCTCGACGCCTCGGCGCGCGAGATCACGCTCGAAGGCGAGCCGCTGACGCTCACGGTGCGCGAGTTCGACCTGTTGGCCTTTCTGATCCGGCATCCCGACCGAGTCTTTCGGCGCGAAGAGCTGCTGCGGGCCGTGTGGGGGTGGGAGGTCGGCGACCTCTCGACCGTGACCGTGCACGTGCGGCGGCTGCGCGAGAAGGTCGAGCAGGATGCGGGGGCGCCGGTCTGCCTCGTCACCGTCTGGGGTGTGGGCTATCGGTTCGTTCCCGGCGCTTCGGCCGTGTCGTGA
- a CDS encoding cell wall metabolism sensor histidine kinase WalK — protein sequence MNGAADWLHVSLWALGAALGVGIVAAVVLRLMRRASLVLQIVVVAVAAVGSLVGGMVIAADRMYVSQADFGVFLWLAAVAGLVSVALAVVLGVSLVRNSHVVIDRARRLGDPAVSGAVAGRPLSNEFAVLARELAASDERLSRSREREARTEAARRELVAWISHDLRTPLAGLRAMGEALEDGVADDPARYHRLMLDQVDRLGGMVDDLFQLSTIHAGALRLDKQTMSVVELVDDLVAQLGPVAASHGVAVVGRDVADLTLEADPRELARAMANLAMNSIRLSPSGAEIVISAAAGDDDFVVLSVADSAGGIRETDLGRVFEAGWRGSAARAAGDGPRMVVASSGFGAASGGGATDSGAGGGSAGEAANRARAAGGRRAAGAQGGAGLGLAIVQGIAAAHDGRVTVQNVDAGCRFDVFVPVSSVR from the coding sequence GTGAACGGCGCCGCCGACTGGCTGCATGTCTCGCTCTGGGCGCTCGGTGCCGCCCTCGGCGTGGGCATCGTCGCCGCCGTGGTGCTGCGGCTGATGCGCCGGGCGTCGCTCGTGCTGCAGATCGTCGTGGTCGCCGTCGCAGCTGTCGGCTCGCTGGTGGGCGGCATGGTCATCGCCGCCGATCGCATGTACGTGTCGCAGGCCGACTTCGGCGTCTTCCTCTGGCTGGCCGCTGTCGCCGGGCTGGTGTCGGTCGCGCTCGCCGTGGTGCTCGGGGTGTCGCTCGTGCGCAACAGCCACGTGGTGATCGACCGTGCCCGCCGTCTCGGTGATCCTGCTGTCTCGGGTGCCGTGGCGGGGCGGCCCCTGTCGAACGAGTTCGCTGTTCTCGCTCGCGAGTTGGCGGCCTCAGACGAGCGCCTGTCGCGCTCGCGCGAGCGCGAGGCTCGCACCGAGGCGGCGCGGCGCGAGCTCGTCGCCTGGATCTCGCACGACCTCCGCACGCCCCTGGCCGGGCTGCGCGCCATGGGCGAGGCACTCGAAGACGGAGTCGCCGACGACCCCGCGCGTTACCACCGGCTGATGCTCGACCAGGTGGACCGTCTCGGAGGCATGGTCGACGACCTCTTCCAGCTCTCGACCATCCACGCGGGCGCGTTGCGTCTCGACAAGCAGACCATGAGCGTGGTCGAGCTGGTCGACGATCTCGTGGCGCAGCTCGGGCCGGTCGCCGCGAGCCACGGTGTCGCCGTCGTTGGCCGCGACGTGGCCGATCTCACTCTCGAGGCCGACCCGCGCGAGCTCGCCCGCGCGATGGCCAATCTCGCGATGAACAGCATCCGGCTCTCGCCGTCGGGCGCCGAGATCGTGATCTCGGCTGCGGCCGGCGACGATGACTTCGTGGTGCTCTCCGTGGCCGATTCGGCCGGCGGTATCCGCGAGACCGACCTCGGGCGCGTGTTCGAGGCGGGGTGGCGTGGCTCGGCCGCCCGGGCCGCCGGTGATGGGCCGCGGATGGTCGTAGCCAGCAGTGGCTTCGGTGCCGCGAGCGGGGGCGGTGCGACCGACAGCGGTGCCGGTGGGGGCAGTGCCGGTGAGGCCGCGAACCGCGCGAGAGCGGCCGGCGGGCGCCGTGCGGCCGGAGCGCAGGGTGGCGCCGGTCTCGGGCTGGCCATCGTGCAGGGCATCGCGGCAGCCCACGACGGGCGCGTGACGGTGCAGAACGTCGATGCCGGCTGCCGGTTCGACGTGTTCGTGCCGGTCTCGTCGGTGCGCTGA
- a CDS encoding DUF2064 domain-containing protein — MSAAETTLVVIAKECLPGRVKTRLNPPLTLEQAARVAAAALDDTLEAVSALPARRRILLFDGTVAPAAARGYEIMPQVSGGLDERLAAMFDAVDGPTLMVGMDTPQITSALIAPVFDEWPSGTDAWYGPANDGGFWALGLREPTGDLLRGVPMSQNDTGNHQLNRLARAGLDVEFLPELTDVDTIHDAVAVARQAPHGRFAHTLRECLELRSELVAL, encoded by the coding sequence ATGAGCGCCGCCGAGACGACGCTGGTCGTCATCGCCAAGGAGTGCCTGCCCGGTCGCGTCAAGACGCGGCTGAACCCGCCGCTCACGCTCGAGCAGGCGGCTCGAGTCGCTGCGGCGGCACTCGACGACACCCTCGAGGCGGTGTCGGCCCTGCCGGCGCGCCGTCGCATCCTGCTGTTCGACGGCACGGTCGCCCCGGCCGCTGCCCGCGGCTACGAGATCATGCCGCAGGTCTCCGGCGGCCTCGACGAACGCCTCGCCGCGATGTTCGACGCCGTCGACGGGCCGACCCTGATGGTCGGCATGGACACCCCGCAGATCACGTCGGCGCTGATCGCGCCGGTGTTCGACGAATGGCCGAGTGGCACCGACGCCTGGTACGGGCCCGCGAACGACGGTGGCTTCTGGGCTCTCGGGCTGCGCGAACCGACCGGCGATCTGCTGCGCGGCGTTCCCATGTCGCAGAACGACACCGGCAACCACCAGCTGAACAGGCTCGCACGGGCCGGCCTCGACGTCGAATTTCTGCCCGAACTCACCGACGTCGACACGATTCACGACGCGGTGGCCGTCGCCCGGCAGGCACCGCACGGGCGATTCGCGCACACGCTGCGCGAGTGCCTCGAGCTGCGCTCTGAGCTCGTCGCGCTCTAG
- a CDS encoding glycosyltransferase family 2 protein — MNTAEVDVILPTLDEEGALPWVLSRLPEGYRAIVVDNGSTDDSAAVAREHGATVVTESRRGFGAAAHAGLLAATAPIVAFCDADASMDPLDLPDLVSPVVRGDAELTLGRRRPTARGAWPLHARLANVALARLMRRASGVALHDLGPMRVAWRRDLLALDLQDRRSGYPLEMVLRASQADFRILELDVPYAPRVGRSKVTGTLRGTVRAVQDMSRLLREAKADAARLARTGAQRTAVNAR; from the coding sequence ATGAACACCGCCGAAGTCGACGTCATCCTCCCCACCCTCGACGAAGAAGGGGCCCTGCCCTGGGTGCTCTCGCGTCTGCCCGAGGGCTACCGGGCGATCGTCGTCGACAACGGCTCCACCGACGACAGCGCCGCCGTCGCGCGCGAGCACGGCGCCACGGTCGTCACCGAGTCGCGCCGCGGGTTCGGTGCCGCCGCTCACGCAGGCCTCCTCGCCGCCACCGCGCCGATCGTCGCCTTCTGCGACGCCGACGCCTCGATGGACCCCCTCGACCTCCCTGACCTCGTCTCTCCCGTCGTCCGCGGCGACGCCGAACTCACCCTCGGCCGCCGCCGCCCCACCGCTCGCGGCGCGTGGCCGCTCCACGCACGGCTCGCCAATGTCGCGCTCGCCCGCCTCATGCGTCGCGCGAGCGGGGTCGCCCTGCACGACCTCGGCCCCATGCGGGTCGCGTGGCGCCGCGACCTGCTGGCCCTCGACCTGCAGGATCGCCGCAGCGGCTACCCGCTCGAGATGGTGCTGCGGGCCTCGCAGGCCGACTTCAGGATCCTGGAACTCGACGTCCCCTACGCCCCTCGCGTCGGCCGCAGCAAGGTGACCGGCACCCTCCGCGGCACCGTCCGCGCCGTGCAGGACATGTCACGGCTGTTACGCGAGGCGAAGGCCGACGCCGCGCGCCTCGCCCGGACGGGTGCCCAGCGCACCGCGGTGAACGCACGATGA
- a CDS encoding NAD(P)-dependent oxidoreductase, whose product MTIASSMSASGGATLPLLLVTGGAGFIGGAVVEAALADGWAVRVLDSLRSDVHGGPPTLPAGVDLVVGDVRDPEALDAVLDGVDAVCHQAAKVGLGVDFQDAPDYVSSNELGTATLLAAMDRAGVDRLVQASSMVVYGEGAYRSPSGALVRPAPRRIADLDAGVFDPRDDAGDLLVPELISEDAPLDPRNVYAITKLTQEHLATSWARSTGGRAVSLRYHNVYGPGMPQNTPYAGVASLFRSALQRGEAPRVFEDGAQRRDFVHVRDIASANIAALGWTAAQPADNVRTFNVGSGHVHTIGEMAASLARAAGGADPVVTGEYRAGDVRHITASSARLRDELGWAPSVSFDQGMLEFARAPLRAGI is encoded by the coding sequence ATGACGATCGCCAGCAGCATGAGCGCTTCCGGCGGCGCGACCCTGCCTCTCCTGCTCGTCACGGGCGGCGCCGGCTTCATCGGCGGCGCCGTCGTCGAGGCCGCCCTCGCCGACGGGTGGGCCGTGCGGGTGCTCGACAGCCTGCGCTCCGACGTGCACGGCGGGCCCCCCACCCTGCCGGCGGGAGTCGATCTCGTGGTCGGAGACGTCCGTGATCCTGAGGCTCTCGATGCCGTTCTCGACGGCGTCGACGCCGTCTGCCACCAGGCTGCCAAGGTCGGCCTCGGGGTCGACTTCCAAGACGCGCCCGACTACGTCTCGTCCAACGAGCTCGGCACGGCGACGCTGCTGGCCGCGATGGATCGCGCGGGCGTCGACCGTCTCGTCCAGGCGTCGTCGATGGTGGTCTACGGCGAGGGCGCCTACCGCAGCCCCTCGGGCGCCCTGGTCAGACCGGCGCCGCGGCGCATCGCCGACCTCGACGCCGGCGTCTTCGACCCGCGCGACGACGCCGGCGACCTGCTCGTGCCCGAGCTGATCTCTGAAGACGCACCGCTCGACCCCCGCAACGTCTACGCCATCACGAAGCTCACGCAAGAGCACCTGGCGACCTCGTGGGCGCGGTCGACCGGCGGCCGTGCGGTGTCGCTGCGCTACCACAATGTCTACGGGCCGGGCATGCCACAGAACACCCCCTACGCCGGCGTCGCGTCGCTCTTCCGCTCGGCCCTCCAGCGCGGCGAGGCGCCGCGAGTGTTCGAAGACGGCGCCCAGCGCCGCGACTTCGTGCACGTGCGCGACATCGCGTCGGCCAACATCGCAGCCCTGGGCTGGACGGCGGCGCAGCCCGCCGACAACGTCCGGACTTTCAACGTCGGCTCGGGGCACGTGCACACGATCGGCGAGATGGCAGCCTCTCTCGCCCGGGCCGCCGGTGGTGCGGACCCCGTCGTCACGGGTGAGTACCGCGCCGGCGACGTGCGCCACATCACGGCGTCGTCGGCTCGCCTCCGCGACGAGCTCGGTTGGGCGCCGTCCGTCAGCTTCGACCAGGGCATGCTCGAGTTCGCGAGGGCCCCGCTGCGCGCCGGGATCTGA